In Sulfurimonas sp. hsl 1-7, the genomic window CGCTTATTTTGTGAGGTGTAATCTATAAACTCATCGTCAATAACTAAATTGTTAGTCAAAGCATACGAATTTATAAGCTGCAGCTGCTCATGAACAGCATCAAAGTTTTTCTCTGGTCTAATATAAGCAAGTATCATTAGCGAATTAACTCCACATAAATTTGATTTTCATCGTCATTATATCAGCTTCTGATGTTAAAAGTCAATATTTAAATATATTTTTTCGTCATTTTATTTTTTGAGAGAAAGAAAAAGGGGAAGAAAACAAAGTTGTAAGAGGGAAAGCCCCCTCTTATTACCAACCGATACCAAGACCTACTACGTATCTACGATCTTCTAACTGACCGATAGTTGCACCAAGTTGTTCTTGGTATGTTGCTGCTTGTATTTTTAAGATTGCCAGCTGCATATCTACACCTGCTGTATAAGCACCTTGATAAAGCCCTCCGTTTAATGTCATCATAAACCAAGAGTTATCGATAAGCCCGATAGTTGCACCTGCTCTTAAATGTTGCATCAATTCAAAGTTTGATTCAATACTTTTATATGTTGGAACACCGGCTACAGTATCAATAACACGTGCTTGTTGTGCATTGAAAATATCAACATAATCAACTGAAAGTTTAAACATATCCGTAAATGGAACCTCCGGTGCTATTGCAAGACCGACATTACAAGTCATAGGTTGTGCACCGTAAGCATCAAAGTCTAAATTACCGATATTCATAACACTAAAACCGATAGAAGTGTTAAGTGCATCAATACTGTCACTAATTTTTGGAGCATACAATAAACCTATATCTACACCAAATCCAGAATTTTTCTCTTCATAAGTATCTCGTATATATGTTTCTAGATCATCGTTATGTTGTGAGATCTCACCTGCATCTAATCCTGCTTCATAAGAGTATTGTGTTATATATTTTGCACCAACACCTATAGTAAGATTCCCAGGTAGAACATCATCAAACTTTTGTGCCACACCTAAAACAACACCGCCGTATGCTCTTGAGTGTGTCTCTAAAACACCATTTGCTCCACTGTTTGCGTGTGGAATTAGGTTAAGATCAGCTGCACCTAAAAGTCCTATACTAAATGCAAGGTCATCTTCTGTATGGTATGAAACAGAACTGTAGTTAGATACATTAGCATGGAATGCATCTCCAGAGTATTTCTTTGCTACATCGAGTACCTCTTGATCTGTATTGGCATTATCAAGATCATCTATAAAATCTTTTATACCGCTTGAAGCAGAAGCCGTTAAACCTAAAAGCTCTACCTCAACACCATGACTTTTTTTGATGTTGATTAAACCTGCCGGATTGTAAAAAACTGCCGTAGAGTATCCACCTACTGCAGTATTTGCAGAACCTGCACCTACTATTCTCGGGTCTTTATATAAAAACTCTTGTGTTGAGATATCTGCGTAAACACCTGTTGCAGCTGTGATTAAAGCTAGTGATATTATTTTTTTCATTCTCTATTCTCCAAAATTTACTGATTTAGGTAGTTTAAAATATCTTGAATCGTTACATTTGCATCTGCATTAACATTCATATCTGTTTTAAATTCATCAATACTTTGTTGGATATCTGGATCATCTATTACACCTGAAATTGCATCCGTACCGCCATTTAATGCATCTACTAACAATTGTGTCATATCTTTTGTGTCACCGTTGCCGAAATCAACCGGACATGCATAACATTCTAAAGTTGTATCGTTTATAGAACCGTCTAAATTTTCTATTCCCTCACAAAGAGTCGTACTACCATTTAGATCACAATAACCGCTAGTTACAATTGTAGAACCATTTGTATCACTAGGAGAGGTACTGCTTGCTAAGCGATAGAATGTTCCTCCACCAACAACACTTACTTCTAAATGTTTATAGTCTGTGCCATTTATTGTTACATTAAAATCATTAATAACTGAACCATTTGGAAGTGTACTGTTTGTAGCCCAGGCAATAGCATCTAAACTTGCTTTCATATCATCCGGTGTCGTACCTGTAGAACCTTCAATAGATGCTACAAGGGTATCTACATCACTTGTTAAATATGTCATACTTGTTGCAGTAGTGATTGCTTGATTGAAACCAACATATAAACATGCATTATCCTCACGTTGCGTACGGTTTGCATCATTGGTACAATCTGCTATAGTTGCATTCGGATCGATTGATAGAAGGAAATAAGTTGCCGATTTATCTAATAACGGTAAAGCATTTGCACTTTTATTTTCATTAACACTTTGCATAAAAGCTGAAAATGTATTTCCGCCTACACTATCACTTGCCGTTACAACCATACTCACGGCATCACTAACACCAAATCCTGATTGTCCCATATATGCAGAAGCTAAATAGAAATATTTGTCACTGTCACTAAAAGTAGTTGAACACTCCCCTTCTAACTTACTGATAGCTGTAGTAAAATCACCCTCGTCAATAGACTGTTGTACATCTATACGACAACTTGTTTCATCATTTCCACAACCGGAAAATAATAAAGAAGCTGTTAGCATTGACACTGAAATAACTTTTTTATACATAAAATCTCCTATAAAAATATGGTGGATTATATCATGATTTAAAACATTTTGATTACAAGCGATTGCTTAAAAATGATTCCCAATAAATTGGCAAAGAGATCTTTATGCTCCTTTTGGATAAAATAAGAAAAAATATTTCATAGAAGATACAGCAGATATGACAACAAAACAATACATCTTAGAAACAATCAAAAAACGCCCTCTTATTATTGATGGTGCGATGGGTACTCAACTCCAACAACGTGACGAGCAAATCCCCAAAGAAGCATGGGAAGGCAACGAAGGGTGTAACGAACTTTTAAATGTTACTGCACCTGAGGTGATGAATGATATTTTCAACGCTTACCTGACAGCCGGAGCTGATCTCATCACTACAAATACATTTGGCTCATTTGCATGGGTATTAGATGAGTACGGTATCTCCGATCGTGCCTATGAGCTTACAAAGGCAGGAGCTGCTCTTGTAAAAGCAAAGTGTGAAGAGTTCTCTACACCTGAACAACCGAGATTTTGTTTAGGTTCAATCGGTCCGGGAACAAAACTTCCATCACTCGGGCATATCACTTACGATGAGATGTATACAGGATATACTGAATTTTGTTTAGGGCTTATCGACGGTGGAGCAGATATCTTTTTACTTGAAACTGCGCAAGATCCGCTTCAGATCAAAGCAGCGCTTCATGCATGTCAAGAAGCTTGTCGACAAAGAGATGTAGAGATCCCTATCATGGTTTCAGTGACAATCGAACTTAGCGGAACTATGCTTATAGGTACCGATGCAACTACGATCGCAGCTATTTTAGAGCCGTTTGACATTATCTCACTAGGATTTAACTGTGGAACGGGACCGGATCAGGTTGAAAAACATATCAAAACATTAAGTGAGCTTTGGAACAGACCTATTAGTGTCCATGCCAATGCAGGATTGCCTCAAAACCGCGGTGGCTACACTTACTATCCGATGGGACCTGACGAATTTGCAGACAAACAGGAAAACTTTTTAAAATACGACGGCGTAAGCTTTTTAGGAGGTTGTTGTGGAACAACTCCGCAACACATCCGTGCACTGGTTAACCGTGTAAGTGAGATACAGCCAAAACCTGCAACAGGAAAACAACCGACATCTTTAGCATCTCTGTTTAATACAGTTGCGATCAAACAAGACCCAGCTCCGCTTCTAATAGGTGAGAGAAGTAATGCAACCGGTTCAAAAGCTTTTCGTGAACTTCTTTTAGACGAGGATTATGAAGGAACCCTAAGTGTCGGTCAGCAACAAGTTCGTGCCGGAGCACACCTTCTTGATGTGTCTGTTGGTTTTGCGGGACGTGATGAGTCTAAAGATATGGATAAGGTGATGGGACTTTATGCACAAAAGATCTCTCTGCCGCTTATGCCTGACTCTACACAGGTCCCTGCTCTTGAAATTGCACTTAAAAATATCGGCGGAAAAGCTATTATCAACTCTGTGAATCTTGAAGACGGAATTGAAAAATTTGATGCTGTTTGTAGCTTGGCCAAAAAATTCGGTGCAGCTTTAGTATGTCTTGTGATCGACGAAGTTGGTATGGCAAAGACGGTTGAGAGAAAACTTGAAGTAGCTGAGCGTATCTATGAGTTAGCTACACAAAAGCATGGAATCAATCCCGAAGATCTGGTATTTGACCTTTTAACATTCACACTCGGTAGTGGGGATGAGGAATACGTTGATGCTGGAATCAATACGATCGAAGCAATTAGAGAGTTTCAAAAACGCCATCCGGAAGTTGGAACGACACTCGGGCTTTCAAACATCTCTTTCGGTTTAGACAAAGATGCGAGACCATACCTTAACTCGATGTTTTTACACCACTGTATTGAAGCGGGACTAACATCGGTTATTATTAACGTAAAACATATTATTCCTATCAACAAGATCTCAAAAGAGGATCAAGAGATATGTGACAACCTCATCTTTAACCGAGGAGAGGAACCGCTATTTAAATTCATTGAGCACTTTAGTACTAAAGAAGCGGTAGATTCTGAAGCAGAAGATGCCGAGTATCTTGCTATGAGCGATGAAGAGAAGATCAAAAAACTTCTTATGGACGGTGATAAAGAGCGTATGATTCCTCTTGTGGAAGAGGCTCGCCATAAAATTGCACCTGAAAAGATCGTAAATGAGATCCTCATTGATGCTATGAAAGTGGTTGGTGAACTATTCGGTTCAGGTCAAATGCAGCTTCCGTTTGTACTTCAATCAGCTGAAACGATGAAAAAAACGGTTGATCACTTAAACCCATACCTGCCGAAAGTTGAAAAGAGTGTAGATACAACTTTAGCACTCGGAACGGTAAAAGGGGATGTTCACGATGTTGGTAAAAACCTCGTTGACATCATCCTTTCTAACAACGGTTATAAAGTACAAAACCTTGGAATAAAAGTGGAACTAGACACTTTCTTAGAGACTATGGAAAAAGGTCATATCTCAGCTCTTGGAATGAGTGGTCTACTTGTTAAATCAACTCAAGTGATGAAAGAGAACTTGGAAGAGTTACAACGCCGCGGTATTAAAATTCCAATTTTACTCGGTGGAGCCGCTCTTACTCGTAGTTTTATCGATGACTTCTGCCGTCCTATTTATGATGGACCAATCTTTTACTGTAAAGATGCTTTTGACGGTGTAACGGCAATGAGCCGTATTGAAGCAGGAAACTTTGATACCAACTTACATCCAGATGCGCCGGAAGTGGAACATAAAGAGAAAAAAGAGGTAGTAATTCCCCCATTTCATGAGCTTACAATGCCTGATCGCAATGTCACTGTACCGACACCTCCATTTTGGGGAAGACGTGAAATAAAACTTACACAGCAACAGATCGAGATGGCGTTTGAATGGATCAATCACAAAATCCTTTTCAAACAAAGATGGGGTTACAACTCTAAAGGTCTTAGTAAAGAGGCGTATGAAAAACAGCTTGATGAAGTGGTTTGGCCAGCATATGAGAAACTAAAACAAAGATTCTTGGATGAGAAACTGTTCGAACCGACTATCCTTTACGGTTATTGGCCATGTAGAAGTGATGACAATTCACTGCTAATCTTTGATGAGAGTGAAGGATATAACAGTGAAGATCAGATCAACCGCGAACCGCTTGAACATGTAATAGGGCGTGCAGAGGAGATACTTACGTTCCCTCGTCAGACAAAACAACCGCACCGTGCTCTTAGTGACTTTTTCCACTCTGATCGTCATGATGTAATCGCTATGACTTGTGTCAGTGCAGGAGCCAAACTAAGTGCAATAGAGAAAGAGATCTACGATCGCGGTGATTATACGGAGTATTATCAAGTACATGGTCTTGGTGTTGAGCTTGCAGAAGCGTTAGCTGAGATCGCACACAAACAGATTAGACTTGATCTAAACATTGCCGAGAACGAAGGTGCTACACTTGCAGATGTACAGATGAATAAGTATCAAGGTTCACGTTACTCATTCGGCTATCCTGCATGTCCTGATCTAGAACTCAACCGTCCGCTCTTTAACCTACTCAAACCTGAAGAGTTTGGGATAGAACTAAGTGAAACGTTCCAGATCCATCCGGAACAATCAACGAGTGCATTAGTTGTGTATCACCCTAATGCAACGTATTATAATATATAGCCTCTAGGCTATAGAATTTAAAAGTTCCTGCAACTCAGAGAACTTATTAATTTTGTAGCTAGCATCTGAAAAATCGTGTGTTCTAGTAAACTCATTGTGCACTATTACACACTCGATAGAAGCATTTACAGCTGAACTAAGCCCACGTTTTGAGTCTTCAACGATGATGCACTCCTCTTTTGTTGCACCAAATAGCTCCAAGCCTTTTAGATATGGATCGGGATGGGGCTTTGCACGTGGATAATCCTCTACACATAAAACAAACTCCATAAAATCTGTTATTCCCCGCCCACTATGAGCAAGCTCGAAATCCACTCTTCTTGAAGTGGTAACAATTCCCATTTTATAGTTTTTGCTCAGCTCTTTAAGAGTATCTAAAACTCCCTCTATAGCTATCTCTTTTGTTTTTATATGCTCTTGATAATACTCATCTCTTTTTTCTCTGGCAATTACGATCTCATCTTCACTTATCCCTATCTCTTCAGCTATAACCCAAGCACGCTGTCCTTTGGCCATTATCTCCATATAGCGCTCAAAAGTGAGCTCCAAGTCAAAGAACTCTTTTAAAGCTCTCTTACTTGCTTCAAAGTACCACATCTCGGTTTCTATTAAAACACCGTCATTATCAAATAATATATATTTTTTCATACAAAAATTATACTCTATCTTCTCCTATAACTCAAAGCCTCCAACATATGCTCTTTTTTTATCTCTGTAGATTGCACAAGGTCAGCAATCGTTCTTGCCACCTTTTGTAGTTTTTTAATACTTCTAAAACTAAGTGCAAATCGATTAACGGCTAAGTCTAAAACATCTTTTGCACCACTCTCTATTATGCAAAAATGTTCTATCTCCTCATCACTCATTTTTCCGTTAAAACTTTTTTGTCCCCTTTGTCTTGCAAAAATCTGAGCCTCTAATACCACTTTATGCATCTCTTTTGAACTGTACGAAGGTTGATCGTCAGCTGCTACATTTTGCATAACAACATTTATATCAACCCGATCTAAGAAAGGATCACTCAGACGGTTTTTGTACCTTTGGATCTCTAACTCGTTACAACGGCACTCTTTTGTTTCATCTAGCAGATTACCACATGGACAAGGGTTCATAGCTCCTACAAATAAAAAGTTTGCCGGATAGTTCACCTTTGAATTCACACGAGATATCCTAATCTTTCCATCTTGCATCGGTTCCCGTAAGGACTCTAAGACATTTTTTGAAAAATGGGGCAGTTCATCAAAGAAAAGAATTCCATTGTGTGCCAAGCCAACTTCACCGATCTTAGCCTTATGACTCCCTCCTCCAAAGATACTTGCCGATGTGGACGAGTGGTGAGGATTTTTAAAACTTCTATGGGGTTTAAATGTGGGCTCATCCCCTTCAAGAACATCTAGTTTGGCAATCTCTAGGATTTCAGAGTTGCTGAGTGCTGGCAGTATATATCTAAGACGGTTAGCGATCATACTTTTTCCACATCCAGGACTCCCCTCCAAGATGATATTGTGAAAACCTGCCGCTGCAATGATCGAAGCACGTTTTGCAACCTCCTGCCCTTTTACATCATAAAAATCCTCTTTATACTCTTTTATGTAGTAAAGTTTCTCTCCGTTTATCTCAAAGTTTGGATGAGGAAGCTCATTACTCTGGCTTTGAATTACAAGATTCTCCTGCTCTTTTAAAAGTGCTACCGCTTCATTTAAACTCTCCACTCCAAAAAAAGTGACGTTTGGAATTTTTTGGAGTTTGTCTAAAGCTTCTTTTGGAACTATCGCTTTTTGTATAAGGTTTTGATTTGCCAAGGAGAGTATTAGGGGATAGAGTTGAATATTTTCCTTTACAATCCCGTCAAGCCCGAGTTCCCCAAACACAAACCAGTCATGAAAACCCTCTTCTGCATCGTTAAGCAGGATTAAAAGTGCCATTGAGAGGTCAAAATGGCTTCCAGATTTATTTAAAAATTCTAACATATGACTTAGCTATGAATAGTTTAAAAACAGCGTATTTGCTTACTACTTTTAATTTTCATAGGACTATGAATCTTCAATTCATACTTCTATAACTATGAATTTAAACACAAAGGAAAAAAATGGAATTAAATACAAAACAAAACGAAGTCTTAACAGAGATTTTTAATCTCTTAAATATTCAATTAATACAGGAACTAAAAATTACAATCCCTCCACATATCTATCACCCTTTACCAAAGGATTTTAAAACAGTTAAAAGTTCACATATAGAGTATTTAAGTAGTCATTATATTCAAATTATTGCTTTTTCTTCTAAACTACATCGACAAATAAAAATTTGGTTTGGTCCACAAAGAAAACTTAAACTTCCTAATGAAATAATCATAGAATTTGAGTATGCTCCAGAAATTATCTTTCAAATAATTAAAATTATTGAACCAAAAAAACTTCAAATAATAACTTCTAATACTTTATTTGAAAGAAATTCTATTTATGATAAATCGTTTTCAACATTTGATGAATTTAGTAGTAGCTGACTATGTCGAAATAAACGTTCCAATATTTGAAAATGCAAGATATATGTATAATCCATAAAATATTGAAAACTATCATTTTTCAGAAGAAATAGAAAGGCCATGAGAATAACCGAAATAATAAGCTATACCCAATAATATAACCAACCATATAATTTTTAAAAATATACTTGTCTTTCTTTTTTTATAATCAGGTGAGAATATATCATCTTCTTTAATATATCTAATCTCTGTTGTAGGTAAATCCTTACAATCACCCATACAAGAGTACTGATACAATGTGGACATAAACCTAACATATCCCTTACAGTTACCAGTGAACTTACCTAATATTCTTTTATATTGATTAGCTCTACATTTTGTATAATCTTCAATAGCCTTAGTAGCATCTTCTTGTTTCGATAACGGTTGCTTCGTGCATAGTACCCAATTGATATTTATATTTTTTCGTAAACATAGTTCAACAATATTTTTAAGTGGGACTATGCCTCTTCTTCGTTTATTGGAATAGTTTTGAGGTTTAAGTCCTAATGCTTCAGCGATCTCTAAATCCTTTGCTTTACTCAGTCCATCTTCTTTAACTATTGAAGCAAGCTTTCTTTCTAATTCATCATCAAATTCATATGTTACATCCTCTAAACTATTAAGATAAACCTGATATTCTTCTTGAGCTTTCTTTAATGCATCTTTGTTTCCAGAAAATACTTTACCTATTTCCATTTTCTTCACTTTCTCTAGTTTGTCTTACTATTTAACTTTTTGAATACTATTCTTTGGAAATATAAGTCCTTCTGTTGTCATTATGGGGATATTTCCAGGCATACAAAGTAAATCTTGTTTAGGTATATTAAAATCCTTTGTATAAGTTTCCTCAAGATTTTTAATGACTTCTTTATCTTTTAATAGTTCTATCTCTCTACATTCGTCAGCAATAATATTAGAAATATTATAAACATATTTAAAAATATCAATTCCCAGTTCATATATTTTATTATCAATTAATAGTTCTGCTGAATTCGAGAAAATATCAACATTATTAATTATTTCATATTCAATATATTCACATGCTAATTCAATTTGTTTTTCAACATATTTTTTATTCTTATTATTATTTATAAAACTTTTAATGGCTTTTGCAAAATCTTGAATTGAAATAATAAGATGTCTATTGTTGTGATAGACAGCCCATTCTTCTAATTCCACAAAAATACTATATTCTTCTATATCCTCAACATGATGAAAATAATTTCTAATAATTCTTAAAATGACAAATTCAGGAATATTTTTAATATTACAATTAAACTTATCTCTCAGTTTATCACCAACTGAATGTAAATTTTCCAAATAATTCATAAAAGTTGTCATACTACGTTTTTCAGTATTCTCAATTTTTAATAATATAGCTTCACTTTCAAAATATCTATCTATAAATCTATTATCTTCCATGCATCCTCTTTCAGTATATAAAGGTATTCCTATTACCTTGTTTTCTTTCAATTCTTTTATTACGTTCTTCCTCCCATTCAGAAGGAGGATATTGTTTATTCCAAGCATTATATTTTTGAAGTTCTTGTTTTGAAAGTTTCATTCCGTATTGTTTATTAAAATAAAGATAGTCTCTAGCTATTACACCTCTTAGTTCTTCTTTGACTTTGACTCTTTTAGCTTTAAAATCTACTTCAAATTTACATTGTCCATATTGACTATATACTGCTTCTTCAAAATCAAATCTAAAGTTGCTTCTATCACCATTTAGTTCACCGATAGCAGGAAAGAGGTTATGCATATCAGCTTGCATTATTCTAAACTCTTTACTTACTTTCTCACAACACTTACGACCTTTGTATTGCTTTCCTTTAGATGATACACATTTAGGGTTTCCTTCTCTCCAACAAGAGAATTGTCTACCAAAGTTTTCAGCAGGGATTATATGTTCCCACTCTATGCGTCTAGCTCTTTGGTTGACTTTACCTTTTTTAGTATATTCATTTCTAGGCATATAACCACAACTATTTCTATCAATCATATTCTTCTTGTCTTTATAGTTGTACTTACAATCACAATAAACTGTTGTTTGATGATCAGCATAGATTTTACGGAGTTCTTTTTTTGATTTACTAAATGACTCATTTTGAGCGAAAAGAAGTGTTGTTAACAATAGAAGTAATAATACTTTTTTCAAAACTATCCTTATGAATTCAAATCGAATGAATGATTACCAATGCTACAGGCATCATTTGTTATTATGTAATTTAGTGCACTATCCACTACTATACATTTTTTGGATTGTGTTTCCAAGAAAAACAACATTCCATTCTCTATAACTATTTGAAGATTTATATCTGTGAGATTTAAACGTAATTTAGAATTCAATTCAAATAATATTTTATGTTTATTGAGAAATAAAGCATTTTCACATTTATTAATTTGATCAAAAAGACCATATATGTTTCTCGTCCAGTCGATTGAATGACCACTCAATGCAATACCACTTACAATATAAAACTTTCCATTTATTTCTATAGATGAATTTAAGTGTGCATTTAAAAGCTGTTTTGTCGTATCTTCAGAGTAATGATCTATTCCAGATATGCCTTGCATTTCAAATGGCTTTATCAAATACTCCCAATTGTTCTGAATTATTTTAAATATATCTTCTTTATATGGAAACTCATGTGGATATATATTAATAAAATACACCTTATCTTTATCAACCCATGTAAATAACAATTCGTCCCGTCTTTTGGTAAAGTTTATCCCTTGCTTTTTAGTTTTCTCTCGCTCATTGCCAAGGTGAAAATGATGAATACTAAACGCATTTAGCATTAAATCTATATCTCTTTTTTTCGCATCATTCACCGGATAATCAACTACTCCTTTACTTAAAAAAGGTGTTAAATCTTCAGCATTTTTAAATTTGTATGCAAGCTTATTAACTGCTTTTTGAAGCTTTTTATTTTTCTTGTAAAGAGGATTATTACGGAGTTCATCAGACATAATAACTTCTCGTCTACCATACCCAATAAATCTTTTTCTCCAATTTATATAACTGTGCATTAAGTCAACTAGACCAATAGAAGCATCAACTTCTTGATCATAATTGTCAAACTCTTTTATAATGGAGTTTTTAATATTGTTTTCAAAGTCTATATTATTTAGTCTTAGCTCGTTCATGAATTTTCTTTTTAAATAAAT contains:
- the metH gene encoding methionine synthase, encoding MTTKQYILETIKKRPLIIDGAMGTQLQQRDEQIPKEAWEGNEGCNELLNVTAPEVMNDIFNAYLTAGADLITTNTFGSFAWVLDEYGISDRAYELTKAGAALVKAKCEEFSTPEQPRFCLGSIGPGTKLPSLGHITYDEMYTGYTEFCLGLIDGGADIFLLETAQDPLQIKAALHACQEACRQRDVEIPIMVSVTIELSGTMLIGTDATTIAAILEPFDIISLGFNCGTGPDQVEKHIKTLSELWNRPISVHANAGLPQNRGGYTYYPMGPDEFADKQENFLKYDGVSFLGGCCGTTPQHIRALVNRVSEIQPKPATGKQPTSLASLFNTVAIKQDPAPLLIGERSNATGSKAFRELLLDEDYEGTLSVGQQQVRAGAHLLDVSVGFAGRDESKDMDKVMGLYAQKISLPLMPDSTQVPALEIALKNIGGKAIINSVNLEDGIEKFDAVCSLAKKFGAALVCLVIDEVGMAKTVERKLEVAERIYELATQKHGINPEDLVFDLLTFTLGSGDEEYVDAGINTIEAIREFQKRHPEVGTTLGLSNISFGLDKDARPYLNSMFLHHCIEAGLTSVIINVKHIIPINKISKEDQEICDNLIFNRGEEPLFKFIEHFSTKEAVDSEAEDAEYLAMSDEEKIKKLLMDGDKERMIPLVEEARHKIAPEKIVNEILIDAMKVVGELFGSGQMQLPFVLQSAETMKKTVDHLNPYLPKVEKSVDTTLALGTVKGDVHDVGKNLVDIILSNNGYKVQNLGIKVELDTFLETMEKGHISALGMSGLLVKSTQVMKENLEELQRRGIKIPILLGGAALTRSFIDDFCRPIYDGPIFYCKDAFDGVTAMSRIEAGNFDTNLHPDAPEVEHKEKKEVVIPPFHELTMPDRNVTVPTPPFWGRREIKLTQQQIEMAFEWINHKILFKQRWGYNSKGLSKEAYEKQLDEVVWPAYEKLKQRFLDEKLFEPTILYGYWPCRSDDNSLLIFDESEGYNSEDQINREPLEHVIGRAEEILTFPRQTKQPHRALSDFFHSDRHDVIAMTCVSAGAKLSAIEKEIYDRGDYTEYYQVHGLGVELAEALAEIAHKQIRLDLNIAENEGATLADVQMNKYQGSRYSFGYPACPDLELNRPLFNLLKPEEFGIELSETFQIHPEQSTSALVVYHPNATYYNI
- a CDS encoding HAD family hydrolase; translation: MKKYILFDNDGVLIETEMWYFEASKRALKEFFDLELTFERYMEIMAKGQRAWVIAEEIGISEDEIVIAREKRDEYYQEHIKTKEIAIEGVLDTLKELSKNYKMGIVTTSRRVDFELAHSGRGITDFMEFVLCVEDYPRAKPHPDPYLKGLELFGATKEECIIVEDSKRGLSSAVNASIECVIVHNEFTRTHDFSDASYKINKFSELQELLNSIA
- a CDS encoding YifB family Mg chelatase-like AAA ATPase, which encodes MLEFLNKSGSHFDLSMALLILLNDAEEGFHDWFVFGELGLDGIVKENIQLYPLILSLANQNLIQKAIVPKEALDKLQKIPNVTFFGVESLNEAVALLKEQENLVIQSQSNELPHPNFEINGEKLYYIKEYKEDFYDVKGQEVAKRASIIAAAGFHNIILEGSPGCGKSMIANRLRYILPALSNSEILEIAKLDVLEGDEPTFKPHRSFKNPHHSSTSASIFGGGSHKAKIGEVGLAHNGILFFDELPHFSKNVLESLREPMQDGKIRISRVNSKVNYPANFLFVGAMNPCPCGNLLDETKECRCNELEIQRYKNRLSDPFLDRVDINVVMQNVAADDQPSYSSKEMHKVVLEAQIFARQRGQKSFNGKMSDEEIEHFCIIESGAKDVLDLAVNRFALSFRSIKKLQKVARTIADLVQSTEIKKEHMLEALSYRRR
- a CDS encoding endonuclease is translated as MKKVLLLLLLTTLLFAQNESFSKSKKELRKIYADHQTTVYCDCKYNYKDKKNMIDRNSCGYMPRNEYTKKGKVNQRARRIEWEHIIPAENFGRQFSCWREGNPKCVSSKGKQYKGRKCCEKVSKEFRIMQADMHNLFPAIGELNGDRSNFRFDFEEAVYSQYGQCKFEVDFKAKRVKVKEELRGVIARDYLYFNKQYGMKLSKQELQKYNAWNKQYPPSEWEEERNKRIERKQGNRNTFIY